One segment of Actinomycetota bacterium DNA contains the following:
- the groL gene encoding chaperonin GroEL (60 kDa chaperone family; promotes refolding of misfolded polypeptides especially under stressful conditions; forms two stacked rings of heptamers to form a barrel-shaped 14mer; ends can be capped by GroES; misfolded proteins enter the barrel where they are refolded when GroES binds), with translation MASKLLKFGEDARRGLEAGVDKLADAVAITLGPKGQNVVLDKKWGAPTITNDGVTIAKEIELDDPWENMGAQLTKEVATKTNDVAGDGTTTATVLARAMVKGGMKNVAAGANPMALKRGIEKAVESAVESIANEAKEVESKEEIAQVAAISAADPAIGETIAEALDKVGKDGVITVEESNTFGIELEFTEGMQFDKGYISPYFITDPDRQEAVLEEPYILLVNKKISSVQELVPVLEKVMQGGKPLAIVAEDVEGEALATLVVNKIRGTFNAVGIKAPGFGDRRKAMLQDIAILTGGQVISEEVGLKLENADVDLLGKARKIVVTKDTTTIVEGQGSGDEVAGRINQIKAEIDKTDSDWDREKLQERLAKLSGGVAVIKVGAATEVELKEKKHRIEDAVSATRAAVEEGIVPGGGVTLIRAEAALDKLDLEGDEATGARIVRNALSEPARRIAQNAGYEGSVIVQQLRSEGDGDGFNAATGEWVDMVKAGIIDPAKVTRSALQNAASIAAIVLTAESAVVEKPEEEEASAGDGHGHMH, from the coding sequence GTGGCGTCGAAGCTGCTGAAGTTCGGCGAGGATGCGCGGCGCGGCCTGGAGGCCGGCGTCGACAAACTCGCCGACGCGGTCGCGATCACGCTTGGCCCCAAGGGCCAGAACGTCGTGCTCGACAAGAAGTGGGGAGCCCCCACGATCACGAACGACGGTGTGACGATCGCGAAGGAGATCGAGCTGGACGACCCGTGGGAGAACATGGGTGCCCAGCTCACCAAGGAAGTCGCGACGAAGACGAACGACGTCGCCGGTGACGGCACCACCACCGCGACGGTGCTCGCTCGCGCGATGGTCAAGGGCGGCATGAAGAACGTCGCCGCCGGCGCGAACCCCATGGCGCTCAAGCGCGGCATCGAGAAGGCCGTCGAGAGCGCGGTCGAGTCGATCGCGAACGAGGCCAAGGAGGTCGAGTCCAAGGAGGAGATCGCCCAGGTCGCGGCCATCTCCGCGGCCGACCCGGCGATCGGCGAGACGATCGCCGAGGCCCTCGACAAGGTCGGCAAGGACGGCGTGATCACGGTCGAGGAGTCGAACACCTTCGGCATCGAGCTCGAGTTCACCGAGGGGATGCAGTTCGATAAGGGCTACATCTCGCCGTACTTCATCACCGACCCCGACCGGCAGGAAGCCGTGCTCGAGGAGCCGTACATCCTGCTCGTGAACAAGAAGATCTCGAGCGTGCAGGAGCTCGTGCCGGTGCTCGAGAAGGTGATGCAGGGCGGCAAGCCGCTCGCGATCGTCGCGGAGGACGTCGAGGGTGAGGCCCTCGCGACCCTCGTGGTCAACAAGATCCGCGGCACGTTCAACGCCGTCGGCATCAAGGCCCCCGGCTTCGGCGACCGCCGCAAGGCCATGCTGCAGGACATCGCGATCCTGACCGGAGGGCAGGTCATCTCCGAGGAGGTCGGACTGAAGCTCGAGAACGCCGACGTCGACCTGCTCGGCAAGGCCCGCAAGATCGTGGTCACGAAGGACACGACCACGATCGTCGAGGGACAGGGCAGCGGGGACGAGGTCGCCGGCCGCATCAACCAGATCAAGGCCGAGATCGACAAGACCGACTCCGACTGGGACCGCGAGAAGCTGCAGGAGCGGCTCGCGAAGCTCTCCGGCGGCGTGGCCGTGATCAAGGTCGGCGCGGCCACCGAGGTCGAGCTCAAGGAGAAGAAGCACCGCATCGAGGACGCCGTCTCGGCGACCCGCGCCGCGGTCGAGGAGGGCATCGTGCCGGGCGGCGGCGTCACGCTGATCCGCGCGGAGGCTGCGCTCGACAAGCTCGACCTCGAGGGTGACGAGGCCACCGGCGCCCGCATCGTGCGGAACGCGCTCAGTGAGCCAGCCCGACGCATCGCCCAGAACGCGGGCTACGAGGGCTCCGTGATCGTGCAGCAGCTCCGCAGCGAGGGCGACGGCGACGGCTTCAACGCCGCCACCGGCGAGTGGGTCGACATGGTCAAGGCCGGCATCATCGACCCGGCCAAGGTCACCCGCTCGGCGCTGCAGAACGCCGCGTCGATCGCCGCGATCGTGCTGACGGCCGAGTCGGCCGTCGTGGAGAAGCCCGAGGAGGAAGAGGCTTCGGCCGGCGACGGCCACGGCCACATGCACTGA
- a CDS encoding sulfotransferase domain-containing protein, translating into MSTRLSRPPALDERGGALPNFLLIGAMKCGTTSLYHYLRDHPQVFMPSIKAPEFFAEEGNWGRGIGWYRRQFEGAPPGVVAIGEASNVYTKYPRYQGVPARIADHIPHARLLYVVRDPIDRIRSHYQTRLTEGTERAPIGRAVRENPIYLDYSRYAMQLDRYLDHFPREQLLVITAEDLRGDRREAIKQVYAFLGVRPDHVPDDIDRTFYETRHRAPRSPVPLWLRKGLKRHLPAAKRAKELENNVIRALRSIRRTSEAPPQLPDRLVIPDEVRAELSDALREDVRRVRTFLGPDFDGWGIA; encoded by the coding sequence GTGAGCACACGCCTCTCCCGACCCCCCGCCCTCGACGAGCGAGGTGGAGCCCTGCCCAACTTCCTGCTCATCGGGGCGATGAAGTGCGGCACGACGAGCCTGTATCACTACCTGCGTGATCACCCCCAGGTCTTCATGCCGTCGATCAAGGCGCCGGAGTTCTTCGCGGAGGAAGGCAACTGGGGCCGAGGGATCGGGTGGTACCGACGACAGTTCGAGGGAGCCCCGCCCGGTGTCGTCGCGATCGGCGAGGCATCGAACGTGTACACGAAGTACCCGCGATACCAGGGCGTCCCGGCCCGCATCGCCGACCACATCCCCCACGCTCGCCTCCTGTACGTGGTCCGAGATCCGATCGACCGGATCCGTTCCCATTACCAGACCCGCCTCACCGAGGGAACGGAGCGAGCGCCGATCGGCCGTGCGGTGCGCGAGAACCCGATCTACCTCGACTACAGCCGATACGCGATGCAGCTGGATCGTTATCTCGACCATTTTCCCCGCGAGCAGCTGCTGGTCATCACGGCCGAGGACCTGCGCGGCGATCGTCGCGAGGCGATCAAGCAGGTCTACGCGTTCCTAGGGGTCCGCCCCGATCATGTCCCCGACGACATCGATCGGACCTTCTACGAGACGAGGCACCGCGCGCCGAGGTCACCGGTGCCGCTGTGGCTCCGCAAGGGGCTGAAGCGTCATCTGCCGGCGGCCAAGCGCGCGAAGGAGCTCGAGAACAACGTGATCCGCGCCCTCCGGAGCATCCGCCGCACGTCCGAGGCGCCGCCGCAGCTGCCCGACCGACTGGTGATCCCCGACGAGGTGCGCGCCGAGCTCTCCGACGCTCTGCGCGAGGACGTGCGGAGGGTCCGCACCTTCCTCGGGCCCGATTTCGACGGTTGGGGGATCGCTTGA
- a CDS encoding Glu/Leu/Phe/Val dehydrogenase dimerization domain-containing protein, producing the protein MFEDLIRGWDGEHVVVRFDESSTTWMLVGVHSTVLGPAMGGTRMKAYRTPDDGLHDVLRLSQAMTMKQAAAGLDFGGGKAVLAVPEVPAPGSVRRRDVLLRYGDLVDSLGGSYVTAADMNTGEADLDVVGERTPHVLGRSVACGGSGSSAGATALGVFHGIRASVRRAFGDDDLSERHLLVQGVGAVGSRLAALLHEAGASLTLADLDGERAARVAESLGAGSTTAHHVFDTECDVFSPCATGALLSAESIPLLRCRVVAGAANNQLATSWDADRLHARGILYAPDFVINAGGVIHLAGYERLGWDEAQMTTRLAGIGQTLTDLFDRAEREGITPAAAADRLATERIEAARA; encoded by the coding sequence ATGTTCGAGGATCTGATCCGCGGGTGGGACGGCGAGCACGTGGTCGTGCGGTTCGACGAATCGTCGACCACGTGGATGCTCGTGGGGGTCCACTCCACCGTGCTCGGACCGGCGATGGGGGGCACCCGCATGAAGGCCTACCGAACGCCCGACGACGGCCTGCATGACGTGCTCCGCCTCTCGCAGGCGATGACCATGAAGCAGGCCGCCGCCGGGCTCGACTTCGGCGGTGGCAAGGCGGTGCTCGCCGTGCCGGAGGTGCCGGCGCCGGGCTCGGTGCGACGGCGCGACGTGCTGCTGCGGTACGGAGACCTCGTGGACTCGCTCGGCGGCAGCTACGTGACGGCCGCCGACATGAACACGGGCGAGGCCGACCTCGACGTGGTCGGCGAGCGGACCCCGCACGTGCTCGGGCGCTCGGTGGCCTGTGGCGGTTCAGGGAGTTCGGCCGGTGCCACGGCCCTCGGGGTCTTCCACGGCATCAGGGCCAGCGTGCGCCGCGCCTTCGGCGACGACGACCTCTCCGAGCGACACCTGCTCGTGCAGGGCGTCGGGGCGGTCGGGTCACGGCTCGCCGCGCTGCTCCACGAGGCGGGAGCCTCGCTCACGCTGGCCGACCTCGACGGCGAGCGCGCCGCCCGGGTCGCAGAGTCGCTCGGCGCCGGGTCGACGACGGCCCATCACGTGTTCGACACCGAGTGCGACGTGTTCTCCCCGTGTGCGACCGGGGCGCTCCTCTCGGCCGAGTCGATCCCGTTGCTCCGGTGCCGGGTGGTGGCCGGCGCCGCGAACAACCAGCTCGCCACGTCGTGGGACGCCGACCGCCTGCACGCCCGCGGCATCCTGTACGCGCCCGACTTCGTGATCAACGCGGGCGGGGTGATCCATCTCGCCGGCTACGAGCGGCTCGGCTGGGACGAGGCACAGATGACGACGCGGCTCGCCGGCATCGGCCAGACGTTGACCGATCTGTTCGATCGGGCGGAACGCGAGGGCATCACGCCGGCGGCCGCGGCGGATCGGCTCGCGACCGAGCGCATCGAAGCCGCCAGGGCCTGA
- the groES gene encoding co-chaperone GroES, producing MADFKLKPLDDRIIVQANEGDQTTASGLVIPDTAKEKPQEGTVVAVGPGRFNEDGDERVPMDVAVGDTVIYSKYGGTEVKVEGEDYLILSARDVLAVVS from the coding sequence ATGGCGGACTTCAAGCTGAAGCCTCTCGACGACCGCATCATCGTGCAGGCCAACGAGGGTGACCAGACCACCGCGTCGGGCCTGGTGATCCCCGACACCGCGAAGGAGAAGCCCCAGGAGGGCACCGTGGTCGCGGTCGGCCCGGGCCGCTTCAACGAGGACGGCGACGAGCGCGTGCCGATGGACGTCGCGGTCGGCGACACGGTGATCTACTCGAAGTACGGCGGCACCGAGGTCAAGGTCGAGGGCGAGGACTATCTGATCCTGTCGGCCCGCGACGTGCTGGCCGTCGTCTCGTAG
- a CDS encoding DNRLRE domain-containing protein → MVLALAVVGTGTAHALISTSQPQLTLNHLIRTSPFQGSSTSVRDNEGSAYVASDDALWMASDNDDALFEVDRTTGALRRKIAQSDFINAPRFGVGGTAGQARTEDLEALAYDANADILYAFSGSTSATPTVFRLTRGGNNRFQVQSWQPMPSEWTGAGWRSADGLTYVANGSTIRTYDFTTNTFGPSFSISGLSKIFGVDFDDATGDLLAVNGSERLYRASMATRTLLPGWSGISLTGLGLLDTRAVEVIGEQVLVTDGADSSARPTSDPKSHAVFVLDVTGPGGSAPTASFIATPTSGGAPLVVNFTDTSSGSPTSWAWTFGDGGTSTVRSPSHTYNTTGTFTATLIATNALGSSSTSQTITVSTAAVIAPSDDAQVNLSGTAVSGSAPSFSVDGSPVSDGLLKFNVNVSGQITGAKLRLFCVDSSSAGGTFYAAAETNPPWSEGTVTWATAPVAGASYGSLGAVSAGTWYEVDLTALVTANGTYSLRIKNASSNGADYATKEGAAGSAPQLVVTTA, encoded by the coding sequence GTGGTTCTTGCCTTGGCGGTGGTCGGGACGGGCACCGCGCACGCCCTGATCAGCACGAGTCAGCCACAGCTCACCCTCAACCACCTGATCCGAACGTCGCCGTTCCAGGGATCCTCGACCTCGGTCCGTGACAACGAAGGCAGCGCGTACGTCGCGAGCGACGACGCCCTGTGGATGGCGTCCGACAACGACGACGCGCTGTTCGAGGTCGACCGCACGACGGGAGCGCTGCGCCGGAAGATCGCGCAGTCGGACTTCATCAACGCGCCTCGCTTCGGGGTCGGCGGCACGGCCGGTCAGGCGCGCACCGAGGACCTCGAGGCGCTCGCCTACGACGCGAACGCCGACATCCTCTACGCCTTCTCCGGGAGCACGAGCGCGACCCCGACCGTGTTCCGTCTGACACGAGGCGGCAACAACCGATTCCAGGTGCAGTCGTGGCAGCCGATGCCGTCGGAGTGGACCGGTGCGGGGTGGCGCTCGGCCGACGGCCTCACCTACGTGGCGAACGGCTCGACGATCCGCACCTATGACTTCACCACGAACACCTTCGGGCCCTCGTTCTCGATCTCGGGGCTCTCCAAGATCTTCGGCGTCGACTTCGACGACGCGACCGGCGACCTGCTGGCCGTCAACGGCAGCGAGCGCCTCTACCGGGCGTCGATGGCCACCAGGACGCTCCTGCCCGGTTGGAGCGGCATCAGCCTCACCGGTCTCGGCCTCCTCGACACCCGGGCGGTCGAGGTCATCGGCGAACAGGTGCTCGTCACCGACGGCGCCGACTCCAGCGCGCGGCCGACATCGGATCCCAAGTCCCACGCCGTCTTCGTGCTCGACGTGACCGGACCCGGCGGCTCGGCCCCGACCGCGAGCTTCATCGCCACGCCGACAAGCGGAGGTGCGCCTCTCGTCGTCAACTTCACGGACACGAGCAGCGGCTCGCCGACGAGCTGGGCTTGGACCTTCGGGGACGGCGGCACGTCGACCGTGCGCTCGCCCTCGCACACGTACAACACGACCGGGACATTCACCGCAACCTTGATCGCGACGAACGCCCTTGGGTCCAGCTCGACCTCGCAGACGATCACCGTCAGCACCGCGGCCGTCATCGCCCCTTCCGACGACGCCCAGGTCAACCTGTCGGGGACGGCGGTTTCGGGGTCCGCTCCGAGCTTCAGCGTGGACGGCTCGCCGGTGAGCGACGGCCTGCTCAAGTTCAACGTCAACGTCTCCGGCCAGATCACAGGCGCCAAGCTCCGCCTGTTCTGCGTGGATTCCTCCTCCGCGGGCGGCACCTTCTACGCCGCCGCCGAGACCAACCCACCGTGGAGCGAGGGCACGGTGACGTGGGCGACCGCCCCGGTCGCCGGTGCGAGCTACGGCTCCCTGGGCGCGGTCAGTGCGGGGACCTGGTACGAGGTCGACCTCACGGCCCTCGTGACGGCGAACGGCACCTACAGCCTCCGGATCAAGAACGCCTCGAGCAACGGCGCCGACTACGCCACGAAGGAGGGGGCGGCCGGATCCGCTCCCCAGCTCGTGGTGACGACCGCCTGA
- a CDS encoding class III extradiol ring-cleavage dioxygenase: protein MPALYLGHGAPPLLDDERWKSELTRWAGELPRPRAVLIVSAHWESAPLTLGATETGTPLTYDFYGFPERYYRMTYPSPGAPGLAARVKALMPDAETVAEAPGYGLDHGAYVPLMVMYPEADVPVLQMSMPSLDPQRLFDLGRRLRPLRDEAVLVIGSGFLTHGLPFLTDWRTDAAPPGWSREFDLWAAEALARGAVDELMDFRRRAPGMPYAHPTTEHLAPLFVTLGAAGDPEAAPDTAIEGFFMGLAKRSVQMA from the coding sequence ATGCCCGCCCTCTACCTTGGCCACGGTGCTCCGCCGCTGCTCGACGACGAGCGGTGGAAGAGCGAGCTCACGCGGTGGGCCGGCGAGCTGCCGCGACCGCGAGCGGTGCTGATCGTCTCGGCGCATTGGGAGTCGGCGCCATTGACCCTCGGAGCGACGGAGACCGGCACGCCGCTCACGTACGACTTCTACGGGTTCCCTGAGCGCTACTACCGGATGACATATCCGTCGCCCGGGGCGCCCGGGCTCGCCGCTCGCGTCAAGGCGCTGATGCCCGATGCCGAGACCGTGGCAGAGGCGCCGGGGTACGGGCTGGATCACGGCGCATACGTGCCGCTGATGGTGATGTACCCGGAGGCCGACGTGCCCGTGCTGCAGATGTCGATGCCGTCCCTCGACCCGCAGCGTCTCTTCGACCTCGGGCGTCGGCTCCGACCGCTGCGCGACGAGGCGGTGCTGGTGATCGGCTCGGGCTTCCTGACGCACGGGCTCCCGTTCCTCACCGACTGGCGCACCGACGCGGCGCCGCCGGGGTGGTCGCGCGAGTTCGACCTGTGGGCCGCCGAGGCACTCGCGCGGGGAGCGGTCGACGAGCTGATGGACTTCCGCCGTCGCGCGCCGGGCATGCCCTACGCGCACCCGACCACCGAGCATCTCGCGCCGCTGTTCGTCACGCTTGGTGCGGCGGGCGACCCCGAAGCCGCTCCCGACACGGCGATCGAAGGCTTCTTCATGGGCCTCGCCAAGCGTTCGGTCCAGATGGCCTGA
- a CDS encoding DNRLRE domain-containing protein: protein MRRGDGKRGTRSAIFVALTLSAMVASLLTALPAPAAPRILSFLPAADTTVRADQPTATGGSETSLAADNSPVRYSFMRFTVSGVGTDIVESAKLRLYVTDGASVGGVFSRVANTTWSESTMNWNTAPPADPTPLATLGAITTATWHEVDLSTLVTGDGQFGLRIATPTSNKISFRSKEGKVGFRPELVVTVAPSPDVATPTASITSPSPGATVNGSIDVGVDATDDVGVVAVDLQVDGQTVGTDSTAPYVIPWDSSSVANGAHELTAIARDAVGNAGASQPVAVLVDNVVDVDPPTAPTGLVATATGPTRVDLSWTASDDDVGVAGYLIVRDDAEIDTTAGTTYIDDGVTAEATYRYTVVAVDPSGNRSVPSDPADVTTPPAPPAPTSFTFAAAGDFGTTSRATASLATLNASGTDFFLALGDLDYDETPTDEAWCDWVKAGLPDLGPTYPFEIVAGNHEDQNGADGYIMNHAACLPDRLGATLGVERDYGAEYYFDYPAGAPLMRVFMISPDLTIENVNYTYGMNDVHYRWLSDSIDAARAEGIRWIVVGMHYPCISASNSGCPIGQPLFNLLLQKKVDLILGGHHHNYQRSKQLALQPGTCPSFVLGGFDQDCVAASGAELMDKGAGTVVQVVGTFGRSGSSIKLDDPELPYFATTAGAGNGIMSYRVTADRLDATFVPSVGSVADSFTISSGGPSNGDSTPPTAPTGLVATPVGGDQVDLSWTASTDDVAVDHYTIVRDGVAVDTAHGTTYLDGSLTPGSTYSYVVRAVDLAGNVSAASNTAVATTAPGSELTFAPTADATIRAGAPTTNYGTSSSLSIDSSPSEHGLMKFSVTGIGPRTVATAKLRMFNVGASDTGGVFSATSDASWTETGVTWDNAPAAVGTPVATLGSVGTNTWYEVDLSSLIRADGVYSLRITTPSTDGAKWTSRNGDPGFTPQLVVTLLP, encoded by the coding sequence GTGCGACGCGGCGACGGTAAGAGAGGGACGCGATCGGCGATCTTCGTCGCACTCACGCTCTCCGCCATGGTCGCGAGCCTGCTGACCGCTCTGCCGGCTCCCGCAGCGCCCAGGATCCTCTCCTTCCTGCCGGCCGCCGATACGACGGTGCGGGCCGATCAGCCGACAGCGACCGGTGGCTCGGAGACATCGCTCGCGGCCGACAACTCACCCGTGCGGTACTCCTTCATGCGGTTCACCGTCTCGGGCGTGGGTACCGACATCGTCGAGAGTGCGAAGCTCCGTCTCTACGTGACCGATGGCGCGTCCGTCGGCGGCGTGTTCTCCCGTGTGGCGAACACGACGTGGAGCGAGAGCACGATGAACTGGAACACGGCGCCGCCGGCCGACCCCACGCCGCTGGCCACGCTGGGCGCGATCACGACCGCCACCTGGCACGAGGTCGACCTGTCCACGCTCGTGACCGGAGACGGCCAGTTCGGCCTGCGGATCGCCACCCCGACGAGCAACAAGATCTCCTTCAGGTCGAAGGAAGGGAAGGTGGGCTTCCGGCCGGAACTCGTGGTCACGGTCGCTCCATCGCCGGACGTGGCGACACCGACCGCCTCGATCACCTCGCCCTCCCCGGGCGCGACCGTCAACGGGTCGATCGACGTCGGGGTGGACGCCACGGACGACGTGGGGGTCGTCGCTGTGGACCTGCAGGTCGACGGCCAGACCGTCGGGACCGACTCGACCGCTCCCTACGTGATCCCATGGGATTCGTCCTCCGTCGCCAACGGCGCCCACGAGCTCACGGCGATCGCACGAGATGCCGTCGGGAACGCGGGCGCCTCTCAGCCGGTCGCGGTGCTCGTCGACAACGTGGTTGACGTCGACCCACCCACGGCCCCGACCGGCCTGGTGGCCACGGCGACCGGTCCGACCCGCGTGGACCTCAGCTGGACGGCGAGCGATGACGACGTCGGCGTGGCCGGGTACCTGATCGTTCGCGACGATGCTGAGATCGACACCACCGCGGGCACCACGTACATCGACGACGGGGTGACCGCCGAGGCCACCTATCGATACACGGTGGTCGCGGTGGATCCGTCCGGGAACCGGTCGGTTCCCTCGGACCCCGCCGACGTGACGACCCCTCCCGCTCCCCCGGCGCCCACGTCGTTCACCTTCGCCGCCGCGGGGGACTTCGGTACGACGTCGAGGGCGACCGCGAGCCTCGCGACCCTGAACGCTTCCGGGACCGACTTCTTCCTCGCGCTGGGCGATCTGGACTACGACGAGACGCCGACCGACGAAGCGTGGTGCGACTGGGTGAAGGCCGGGTTGCCCGATCTCGGTCCGACGTACCCCTTCGAGATCGTCGCCGGGAACCACGAGGACCAGAACGGTGCCGACGGCTACATCATGAACCATGCCGCGTGCCTGCCGGACCGGCTGGGAGCGACCCTGGGTGTGGAACGGGACTACGGCGCCGAGTACTACTTCGACTACCCGGCGGGGGCTCCCCTGATGCGGGTGTTCATGATCTCGCCCGACCTCACGATCGAGAACGTCAACTACACGTACGGGATGAATGACGTCCACTACCGGTGGCTCTCCGATTCGATCGACGCAGCTCGCGCGGAGGGGATCCGGTGGATCGTCGTCGGCATGCACTACCCGTGCATCTCCGCATCGAACTCCGGCTGTCCGATCGGCCAGCCGTTGTTCAACCTCCTCCTCCAGAAGAAGGTCGACCTGATCCTCGGGGGACACCACCACAACTACCAACGCAGCAAGCAACTCGCCCTCCAGCCGGGGACGTGCCCGTCGTTCGTGCTCGGCGGGTTCGATCAGGACTGCGTCGCCGCCAGCGGCGCGGAATTGATGGACAAGGGCGCGGGGACGGTCGTCCAGGTGGTCGGGACCTTCGGGCGGTCCGGCTCCTCGATCAAGCTCGACGATCCTGAGCTTCCGTACTTCGCGACGACGGCCGGCGCCGGGAACGGCATCATGAGCTACAGGGTGACCGCCGATCGACTGGACGCCACCTTCGTGCCGAGCGTCGGGAGCGTCGCGGACTCCTTCACGATCAGCTCGGGCGGGCCATCGAACGGCGACTCGACCCCGCCGACGGCTCCGACGGGCCTCGTCGCGACACCGGTCGGGGGCGACCAGGTCGACCTGTCATGGACCGCCAGCACCGACGACGTCGCCGTCGACCACTACACGATCGTCCGCGACGGCGTCGCGGTGGACACGGCCCACGGCACGACCTACCTCGACGGGTCGCTGACGCCGGGATCGACGTACTCGTACGTGGTCAGGGCCGTCGACCTCGCGGGGAACGTCTCGGCTGCCTCCAACACCGCGGTCGCCACGACCGCACCCGGAAGCGAGCTCACGTTCGCGCCGACCGCCGACGCCACGATCCGCGCGGGGGCGCCGACGACGAACTACGGCACGAGCTCGTCGCTCTCGATCGACTCCTCCCCGAGCGAACACGGGCTGATGAAGTTCTCGGTGACCGGCATCGGCCCGCGCACCGTCGCGACGGCGAAGCTCCGCATGTTCAACGTCGGTGCGTCCGACACCGGGGGCGTGTTCTCGGCGACGTCGGATGCGAGCTGGACCGAGACGGGCGTGACCTGGGACAACGCTCCCGCGGCCGTCGGCACCCCTGTCGCCACCCTCGGTTCGGTGGGCACCAACACCTGGTACGAGGTCGACCTCTCGAGCCTGATCCGCGCCGACGGCGTGTACAGCCTCCGCATCACCACGCCCTCGACCGACGGGGCGAAGTGGACGTCGCGCAACGGCGATCCGGGGTTCACCCCCCAGCTGGTCGTCACCCTGCTGCCGTAG
- a CDS encoding exopolysaccharide biosynthesis polyprenyl glycosylphosphotransferase encodes MAVHPLPAASTVRGQALDRGWLLRAAVPVTDVCALAAAVVIAGVTPWSILYTGIVLLGMHLDPARAGRICPQLSTDAGWLLARGAAPLIVLMPAAAALGADPNWALLGPMTVTLLLLGRGAAYALARRARAEGVLAEPTLIVGAGEVADRLADVLSQHPEYGLRLVGSVDAEGRRVGNLPLLGDPRDIGKLIEAQGVRRVVIAFGVSERELVAALRSAERSSAEFHVVPRLWEASAMAPGAGNVDDVWGIPLVQLRRPTTRSRNQLVKRCFDVVVASLLLLLTSPLLLLLAIAVRLSGPGPILFRQKRVGLDGTPFEILKFRSMHEIADSDTRWTVGDDGVTRVGKVLRTTSLDELPQLVNVLRGEMSIVGPRPERPHFADSFAARVPRYEDRHRVRAGMTGLPQVCGLRGDTSIDDRVRFDNAYIEGWSLWADCSIVVRTAKCVLTGQGA; translated from the coding sequence GTGGCGGTGCATCCCCTTCCCGCGGCATCGACGGTCAGAGGCCAGGCGCTCGACCGTGGCTGGCTCCTGCGGGCCGCCGTCCCGGTGACCGACGTCTGCGCACTCGCCGCCGCCGTCGTGATCGCGGGGGTCACTCCCTGGAGCATCCTCTACACCGGCATCGTCCTGTTGGGGATGCATCTCGATCCGGCACGCGCGGGGAGGATCTGTCCGCAGCTGTCGACCGACGCCGGATGGCTGCTCGCGAGGGGAGCTGCGCCCCTGATCGTGCTCATGCCGGCGGCGGCGGCACTCGGCGCCGATCCGAACTGGGCCTTGTTGGGCCCGATGACCGTCACCCTGCTCCTCCTCGGGCGCGGAGCGGCCTATGCGCTCGCACGCAGGGCACGGGCCGAGGGCGTGCTCGCCGAGCCCACGCTCATCGTGGGTGCCGGCGAGGTCGCGGACCGACTGGCCGACGTCCTCTCCCAGCACCCGGAGTACGGCCTGCGTCTCGTCGGCTCCGTCGACGCCGAGGGACGCAGGGTGGGGAACCTGCCGTTGCTGGGGGATCCGCGCGACATCGGGAAGCTCATCGAGGCCCAGGGCGTGCGTCGCGTCGTGATCGCCTTCGGCGTCTCGGAGCGGGAGCTGGTCGCCGCCTTGCGGTCGGCCGAACGGTCGTCCGCGGAGTTCCACGTCGTGCCGCGCCTCTGGGAGGCCAGCGCCATGGCCCCGGGGGCGGGCAACGTGGACGACGTCTGGGGCATCCCGCTCGTGCAGCTGCGCCGACCGACGACGCGTTCACGAAACCAGCTCGTGAAGCGGTGCTTCGATGTCGTGGTGGCCTCGCTGCTGCTGCTGCTGACCTCGCCGCTCTTGTTGCTGCTCGCGATCGCCGTTCGGCTCTCCGGCCCGGGTCCGATCCTGTTCCGTCAGAAGCGCGTGGGCCTCGACGGCACGCCGTTCGAGATCCTGAAGTTCCGTTCGATGCACGAGATCGCGGACTCGGACACGAGATGGACGGTCGGCGACGACGGGGTCACCCGCGTCGGCAAGGTGCTGCGCACCACGAGCCTGGACGAGTTGCCGCAGCTGGTGAACGTGCTGAGAGGCGAGATGTCGATCGTCGGTCCCCGCCCGGAGCGGCCGCACTTCGCCGATTCGTTCGCCGCGAGGGTGCCCCGGTACGAGGACCGGCATCGCGTGCGTGCCGGCATGACCGGGCTCCCACAGGTCTGCGGTCTGCGCGGTGACACATCGATCGACGATCGCGTTCGCTTCGACAACGCCTACATTGAGGGATGGAGCCTCTGGGCGGACTGCTCGATCGTGGTCCGGACCGCGAAGTGCGTCCTGACTGGACAGGGTGCGTGA